In the Leptotrichia sp. oral taxon 847 genome, one interval contains:
- a CDS encoding tagatose-6-phosphate kinase has translation MILTVTMNPSVDISYPLEKFNLDTVNRVVKVSKTPGGKGLNVTRVLKQLNDEVVATGLIGGALGTDIQKKLLEKGIKNNFFEISGETRNCIAILHEGNQTEILEKGPTITKSESDNFLEHFEKLVKSKEIKIIAISGSLPDGLEINYYSKMIGICEKYKKSVVLDCSGKALLEVLKNKYKPKVIKPNTEELSQLIGKDVSKNPDELKKVLKDKLFEKIEWIIVSLGADGAFAKRNDKFYKVNVPNIKVVNPVGSGDSTVAGITSAIYENASDENLLKKANTLGMLNAMEKLTGFVNLENYDKLFNEVEILEI, from the coding sequence ATGATTTTGACGGTAACGATGAATCCGTCTGTGGATATTTCATATCCCTTGGAGAAATTTAATTTAGATACTGTAAATAGAGTAGTTAAAGTTAGCAAAACACCTGGTGGAAAAGGGTTAAATGTTACAAGAGTGCTAAAACAGTTAAATGATGAAGTTGTTGCAACTGGACTTATAGGTGGTGCTTTAGGAACAGATATTCAAAAGAAATTATTAGAAAAAGGGATTAAAAATAATTTTTTTGAAATTTCAGGGGAAACTAGAAATTGTATTGCAATTCTGCACGAGGGAAATCAAACTGAAATTTTAGAAAAAGGACCGACTATAACAAAATCTGAAAGTGATAATTTTTTGGAGCATTTTGAGAAATTAGTGAAGAGTAAAGAAATTAAAATTATCGCTATTTCAGGAAGTTTACCAGATGGATTGGAAATCAACTATTATTCAAAAATGATTGGAATTTGTGAAAAGTATAAAAAATCAGTTGTATTGGACTGTTCTGGAAAAGCATTGTTAGAAGTTTTAAAAAATAAATATAAACCAAAAGTAATAAAACCTAATACAGAAGAGTTATCACAATTAATTGGAAAAGACGTATCTAAAAATCCAGATGAATTAAAAAAAGTTTTAAAAGATAAATTATTTGAAAAAATTGAGTGGATAATTGTTTCACTTGGAGCAGATGGAGCTTTTGCGAAACGCAATGATAAATTTTATAAAGTAAATGTGCCTAACATAAAAGTTGTAAATCCTGTAGGTTCTGGAGATTCAACTGTTGCAGGAATAACATCGGCAATTTATGAAAATGCAAGTGATGAAAATTTATTGAAGAAGGCTAATACGTTAGGAATGTTAAATGCAATGGAAAAATTGACAGGATTTGTAAATTTGGAAAATTATGACAAATTATTTAATGAAGTAGAAATTTTGGAAATATAA